In Spirochaetota bacterium, the DNA window AAGTAGACAAACTAAAAGCAGAATTATATTCTACAGATATTGAAAAAAATAGTAAATATGACTTAACAAAATTAAAAGAAATATCATCAGATTTTGCTTCTCTTTTTATTAAAATGATGTTGGATGAGCTTAAAAAATCTTTAAATCCTGAAAATGATATTCTTTATGGTGGATTTAGAGAAGATTTATGGAAAGACATGCTTTTTGATGAATATTCAAAAA includes these proteins:
- a CDS encoding rod-binding protein, which codes for MSDFSYINIYNPKEYYNIEKNQTIKNKVDKLKAELYSTDIEKNSKYDLTKLKEISSDFASLFIKMMLDELKKSLNPENDILYGGFREDLWKDMLFDEYSKKLSRNGLNSLSEIIYKSIIQNLSNLK